Proteins from a genomic interval of Haemorhous mexicanus isolate bHaeMex1 chromosome Z, bHaeMex1.pri, whole genome shotgun sequence:
- the SERF1A gene encoding small EDRK-rich factor 1, translated as MTRGNQRELARQKNLKKTQEIHKGKRKEDSLSASQRKQRDSEIMQQKQKAANERKSLQAGAK; from the exons ATGACCC GTGGGAACCAGCGTGAACTTGCTCGCCAAAAGAACCTGAAGAAAACTCAGGAGATCCacaaaggcaaaaggaaagaagatAGCTTGTCTGCTTCTCAGAGGAAACAGAG GGACTCTGAAATCatgcagcaaaagcaaaaagcagctaATGAAAGGAAGtctctgcaggcaggagcaaaATGA